The genomic stretch CGTGTGTCATCGACTTCCTGCGTCAGTTCTGGGAGCAGGAGCGGTCGCCGGTCGTCGGGGCGACGTGTCATCGTCACTTCGACGAGCTGCTGCGACTCTGGCCGGACGCTCGATTCGTCCACATTGTGCGTGATCCACGCGACGTGGCACGCAGCCGCATGAAGCTCGGCTGGTCCGGCCATATCTGGCAGGCGGCCGATCCGTGGCTGGACGCGGAGCTGCTGTGGGAACAGTTCGCTCCCAAGCTCGCCGACGATCGGAAGCACGAGTTGATCTTCGAGCGTCTCGTCTCTGAGCCCGAGGCCGAACTGACGCGCCTGGCTGCCTTCCTCGGCGTCGACTATGACCCGGCGATGCTGAGCTACCCGGACGACACGACCTACGAAGCCGTCAACGCCAAGCTCGCCGGTCAGTGGAAGGGCAAGATGAGCGACCGCGATCTTCAGCTCATCGACCAGAAGCTTGGCTCGTGGCTCGATCGCTACGGCTACGAGCGCCACGAGCCGGGCCGCGACGCTTCGACCGGTCCAAGCAAGCTCAAGCTGTTTCAGTTCCGCGTGAAGGACAAGGTCGGTGTCGTCGGGAACGAGATCAAGAAGTACGGCTGGCGGCCCATGCTCGCAAAAGGCGTCGGCCGGCGTCTTCGCATCGCACCGCTACACCGTTGGGCCCACGAGCAGATCAACGCCCGGCACCGCGAGTTGATCCAGTGACGGCTGCTGTTGCATTGACCGCGTCGCCGGTAGGCTCCAGCCAGGCCCGATAAGCGCCTTCCAAGCCGACCTGGCCCACTGGAAGCGTTTCGAGGCCGATTCAGGAGAGACATGCCACGCGATCTTCCTGTTGGTAATGGCCGTTTGCTCGTCACGTTTGACGATCAATATCAGCTGCGCGATCTCTACTTCCCGCACGTCGGCCAAGACAACCATGCCGGCGCAAGCCCTTGCCACTTCGG from Planctomycetota bacterium encodes the following:
- a CDS encoding sulfotransferase; translated protein: MADTSSDGSLPEPLQRPAFLVGAERSGTTLLRLMLDHHPKVSWLSEFGFAVDPIGLGIRDREAYVEDVRNSALFICAELELREFLEPDACVIDFLRQFWEQERSPVVGATCHRHFDELLRLWPDARFVHIVRDPRDVARSRMKLGWSGHIWQAADPWLDAELLWEQFAPKLADDRKHELIFERLVSEPEAELTRLAAFLGVDYDPAMLSYPDDTTYEAVNAKLAGQWKGKMSDRDLQLIDQKLGSWLDRYGYERHEPGRDASTGPSKLKLFQFRVKDKVGVVGNEIKKYGWRPMLAKGVGRRLRIAPLHRWAHEQINARHRELIQ